Proteins encoded in a region of the Streptomyces sp. NBC_01471 genome:
- a CDS encoding serine hydrolase codes for MEPDAALARALRPVAGDASLSVAVLDTATGATAAYGSGSYDSASIVKVGILATLLLRAQDAGRGLGASERALAAAMIGHSDNASATALWKAIGGAPGFDSGVRRLGLTRTRGGANGEWGLTRTTAGDQLALLRAVFGTDSELDAASRGCLTALMAKVVPGQAWGVSAAGSGWALKNGWLPRGAGARWTVNSIGRVTARGRGRLIAVLSAGHATLPAGIAVTEAAARAAVGATGGTG; via the coding sequence GTGGAACCGGACGCGGCACTGGCCCGTGCGCTGCGGCCCGTCGCGGGGGACGCCTCGCTGTCGGTCGCGGTGCTCGACACGGCGACCGGCGCCACCGCCGCGTACGGGAGCGGCAGTTACGACTCGGCCAGCATCGTGAAGGTGGGCATCCTCGCGACGCTGCTGCTGCGGGCGCAGGACGCCGGACGCGGTCTCGGTGCTTCGGAGCGGGCTCTCGCGGCGGCGATGATCGGGCACAGCGACAACGCGTCGGCCACCGCACTGTGGAAGGCGATCGGCGGTGCGCCCGGGTTCGACTCCGGTGTCCGGAGGCTGGGGCTCACCCGTACCCGGGGTGGCGCCAACGGCGAGTGGGGCCTGACCCGCACCACCGCCGGGGACCAACTGGCCTTGCTACGAGCGGTGTTCGGCACTGATTCCGAGCTGGACGCGGCCTCGCGCGGCTGCCTCACCGCGCTGATGGCGAAGGTGGTGCCCGGTCAGGCGTGGGGCGTCTCGGCGGCGGGGAGCGGCTGGGCGCTGAAGAACGGCTGGCTCCCGCGCGGCGCCGGCGCCCGCTGGACCGTCAACAGCATCGGGCGGGTGACCGCGCGGGGCCGCGGCCGGCTGATCGCCGTGCTCTCCGCAGGTCACGCCACCCTTCCGGCCGGGATCGCGGTCACCGAGGCGGCGGCGCGGGCCGCTGTCGGAGCGACCGGCGGAACCGGCTGA
- a CDS encoding DUF1844 domain-containing protein has protein sequence MSDATPSPAPEEEAPGFDSMTRDIADVPAVEVITTVAVHLMSSAAVNLGLAEDGEKHKDLDEARKLIQALAGLITASATEISSFHAAPLRDGLKSLQLAFREASAVPDEPGEGPGEKFTGPVYG, from the coding sequence ATGAGCGACGCGACCCCTTCCCCCGCCCCCGAAGAAGAAGCCCCCGGCTTCGACTCCATGACCCGTGACATCGCGGACGTCCCCGCGGTCGAGGTGATCACGACGGTCGCGGTGCACCTGATGAGCTCGGCCGCCGTCAACCTGGGCCTGGCCGAGGACGGCGAGAAGCACAAGGACCTGGACGAGGCCCGGAAGCTGATCCAGGCGCTGGCCGGCCTGATCACGGCGAGCGCCACGGAGATCAGCTCCTTCCACGCGGCTCCGCTGCGCGACGGCCTGAAGTCGCTCCAGCTGGCGTTCCGCGAGGCGTCCGCCGTGCCCGACGAGCCGGGCGAGGGGCCCGGCGAGAAGTTCACCGGGCCGGTCTACGGCTGA
- a CDS encoding glycine betaine/L-proline ABC transporter ATP-binding protein codes for MSRLQADRLYKVFGRRPDEAVQKLENGTGRDELRGEGTTAAVIDASFTVEPGNIFVVMGLSGSGKSTLLRMLNGLLEPTSGRVLFDGEDLTALSDSALREVRSKKISMVFQHFALFPHRSVLENAGYGLEVQGVPRAERDKRAAEALEMTGLAGWENSWPDELSGGMQQRVGLARALATDADLLLMDESFSALDPLIRRDMQDQLLELQKRLKKTIVFITHDLNEAMRLGDSIAVMRDGEIVQLGTAEDILITPANDYVASFTKDVDRTRVLTAAAMMTDADRPDAGECGCETVTPDTSFADLCGVSARVPHPVAVKDAQGKLVGVVQQSRLIGFLGEYAEAPLACDAAPKNKAVASA; via the coding sequence GTGTCCAGGCTGCAAGCCGACCGCTTGTACAAAGTGTTCGGCAGACGACCCGATGAAGCCGTGCAGAAACTCGAGAACGGCACCGGCCGCGATGAGCTGCGCGGTGAGGGGACGACTGCTGCGGTCATCGACGCATCCTTCACCGTCGAGCCGGGCAACATCTTCGTGGTCATGGGTCTCTCGGGATCCGGCAAGTCCACGCTCCTGCGCATGCTCAACGGACTCCTTGAGCCGACGTCGGGCCGGGTGCTCTTCGACGGCGAGGACCTGACCGCCCTCAGCGACAGCGCGCTGCGCGAAGTGCGCTCGAAGAAGATCAGCATGGTCTTCCAGCACTTCGCGCTCTTCCCCCACCGCAGTGTCCTGGAGAACGCGGGCTACGGCCTGGAGGTCCAGGGAGTGCCCCGCGCGGAGCGCGACAAGCGCGCGGCCGAGGCCCTGGAGATGACGGGTCTCGCCGGCTGGGAGAACTCCTGGCCCGACGAGCTGTCCGGCGGTATGCAGCAGCGTGTGGGCCTGGCCCGCGCGCTCGCCACCGACGCGGACCTGCTGCTGATGGACGAGTCCTTCAGCGCGCTCGACCCGCTGATCCGCCGCGACATGCAGGACCAGCTGCTCGAACTGCAGAAGCGGCTGAAGAAGACGATCGTCTTCATCACCCACGACCTCAACGAGGCCATGCGCCTCGGCGACAGCATCGCGGTCATGCGCGACGGTGAGATAGTCCAGCTCGGCACCGCCGAGGACATCCTCATCACGCCGGCCAACGACTACGTCGCCTCCTTCACCAAGGACGTGGACCGCACCCGGGTTCTCACCGCTGCGGCGATGATGACCGACGCCGACCGTCCCGACGCGGGCGAGTGCGGCTGCGAGACCGTCACCCCCGACACCTCGTTCGCCGACCTGTGCGGCGTGAGTGCACGCGTCCCGCACCCGGTGGCCGTGAAGGACGCCCAGGGCAAGCTGGTCGGTGTCGTCCAGCAGTCCCGTCTCATAGGATTCCTCGGCGAGTACGCCGAGGCCCCGCTGGCCTGCGACGCAGCCCCCAAGAACAAGGCGGTCGCCAGTGCCTAG
- a CDS encoding ABC transporter permease/substrate binding protein, translating to MPRFHFGDWVENLVKWLQDHVGWLFDAINSVLTNMFDGVNAVLGGGEPLLMAGIFAVLAFWLRGLVPAVLTFVGFALIDSLALWDDGMETLSLVIVAAVITIVIAVPLGIWAARSAKVGAAVRPVLDVMQTMPAFVYLIPGVMFFGVGVTPGVIATIVFAMPPGVRMTELGIRQVDGELVEAAEAFGTSPRNILRRVQLPLALPTIMAGVNQVIMLALSMVVIGGMAGAGGLGEKVYAAITQLQVGLAAESGVAVVILAIYLDRMTGALNQRVSPLGRRAAAKAATMAQKWSFTHYRPGTTVAVIGVVILGLVAGGMNLGSASDSKGSSQAGSDVGHGKQIKMGYIPWDEGIASTFLWKELLEERGYTTDVKQLDAGPLYSGVARGDIDFQTDSWLPTTHKDYWNKYKSQLDDMGKWYGPTSLELTVPSYVKGVKSLADLKGKGKEFNGKIIGIESSAGEMGLLNKKVLKAYGLQGEYKVVSSSTSSMLAQLDRSIKKKEPVVVVLWSPHWAYGKYDLTKLKDPKGAWGKSDSIHTVAHKGFDKKDPTVAKWLKDFKLSEGQLTSLENAVQGAGEGHEQDGVRAWLKKNPDMANKLAPVAKGAGAPQKGKDAGKSVNLGFFPWDEAIASTYLWQNILEDRGYKPNVKQLDPGPLYTALAQGQEDVQFDSWLPTTHKQYWDRYKNKLTDVGSWYGPTSLELSVPSYVKGVKSLADLKGKGKEFNGKIIGIESSAGEMGLLNKKVLKAYGLQGEYKVVSSSTSSMLAQLDRSIKKKEPVVVVLWSPHWAYGKYDLTKLKDPKGAWGKSDSIHTVARKDFGKDLPELNGWLKKFKLSEDKLNSLEVAIQDGGAGNEKKSARKWLDSNPGLEDKLAPVGS from the coding sequence GTGCCTAGGTTCCATTTCGGCGACTGGGTCGAAAATCTCGTCAAGTGGCTGCAGGATCACGTCGGCTGGCTCTTCGACGCGATCAACAGCGTTCTCACGAACATGTTCGACGGCGTCAACGCCGTGCTCGGCGGCGGTGAACCGCTGCTGATGGCGGGCATCTTCGCCGTCCTCGCCTTCTGGCTGCGCGGTCTGGTACCGGCGGTACTGACCTTCGTCGGCTTCGCGCTCATCGATTCCCTCGCCCTCTGGGACGACGGGATGGAGACGCTGTCACTGGTGATCGTCGCTGCCGTCATCACGATCGTGATCGCGGTACCGCTGGGCATCTGGGCGGCGCGCAGCGCGAAGGTCGGCGCCGCCGTCCGCCCGGTGCTCGACGTCATGCAGACGATGCCCGCCTTCGTCTACCTGATCCCGGGCGTCATGTTCTTCGGCGTCGGGGTCACCCCCGGCGTGATCGCCACGATCGTCTTCGCGATGCCCCCGGGCGTCCGCATGACCGAGCTCGGCATCCGGCAGGTCGACGGTGAACTGGTCGAGGCCGCCGAGGCCTTCGGCACGTCCCCGCGCAACATCCTGCGCCGGGTTCAGCTGCCTCTCGCGCTGCCGACGATCATGGCCGGTGTCAACCAGGTCATCATGCTCGCGCTCTCCATGGTCGTCATCGGCGGTATGGCCGGTGCGGGCGGTCTCGGTGAGAAGGTCTACGCGGCCATCACCCAGCTCCAGGTCGGTCTCGCCGCCGAGAGCGGTGTGGCCGTGGTCATCCTCGCCATCTACCTGGACCGGATGACCGGCGCCCTCAACCAGCGGGTCTCCCCGCTCGGCCGCCGGGCCGCCGCGAAGGCGGCCACCATGGCCCAGAAGTGGAGCTTCACGCACTACCGTCCCGGCACCACCGTCGCCGTGATCGGCGTCGTGATCCTGGGGCTCGTCGCGGGCGGCATGAACCTCGGCTCGGCCTCCGACAGCAAGGGCTCGTCGCAGGCGGGCTCCGACGTCGGCCACGGCAAGCAGATCAAGATGGGCTACATCCCCTGGGACGAGGGCATCGCCTCCACGTTCCTGTGGAAGGAGCTCCTGGAGGAGCGCGGCTACACGACCGACGTCAAGCAGCTCGACGCCGGCCCGCTCTACTCCGGTGTGGCCCGCGGCGACATCGACTTCCAGACCGACTCCTGGCTGCCGACGACGCACAAGGACTACTGGAACAAGTACAAGTCCCAGCTCGACGACATGGGCAAGTGGTACGGCCCGACGTCGCTGGAGCTCACCGTGCCTTCGTACGTCAAGGGTGTGAAGTCCCTGGCGGATCTGAAGGGCAAGGGCAAGGAGTTCAACGGCAAGATCATCGGTATTGAGTCGAGTGCCGGTGAGATGGGTCTGCTGAACAAGAAGGTCCTGAAGGCCTACGGGCTGCAGGGCGAGTACAAGGTGGTGTCGTCGAGCACGTCGTCGATGCTGGCCCAGCTGGACCGCTCCATCAAGAAGAAGGAGCCGGTCGTCGTGGTGCTGTGGTCGCCGCACTGGGCGTACGGCAAGTACGACCTGACGAAGCTCAAGGACCCGAAGGGTGCCTGGGGCAAGAGCGACTCGATCCACACCGTCGCGCACAAGGGCTTCGACAAGAAGGACCCGACGGTCGCGAAGTGGCTGAAGGACTTCAAGCTCTCCGAGGGCCAGCTGACCAGCCTGGAGAACGCGGTCCAGGGCGCGGGCGAGGGGCACGAGCAGGACGGTGTGCGCGCCTGGCTGAAGAAGAACCCGGACATGGCCAACAAGCTCGCGCCGGTCGCGAAGGGCGCGGGCGCCCCGCAGAAGGGCAAGGACGCCGGCAAGAGCGTCAACCTGGGCTTCTTCCCGTGGGACGAGGCCATCGCCTCCACGTACCTCTGGCAGAACATCCTGGAGGACCGCGGCTACAAGCCCAACGTCAAGCAGCTCGACCCGGGGCCGCTGTACACCGCGCTGGCCCAGGGCCAGGAGGACGTGCAGTTCGACTCCTGGCTGCCGACGACGCACAAGCAGTACTGGGACAGATACAAGAACAAACTCACCGATGTCGGCTCCTGGTACGGGCCCACATCCCTTGAGCTGTCCGTGCCTTCGTACGTCAAGGGTGTGAAGTCCCTGGCGGATCTGAAGGGCAAGGGCAAGGAGTTCAACGGCAAGATCATCGGTATTGAGTCGAGTGCCGGTGAGATGGGTCTGCTGAACAAGAAGGTCCTGAAGGCCTACGGGCTGCAGGGCGAGTACAAGGTGGTGTCGTCGAGCACGTCGTCGATGCTGGCCCAGCTGGACCGCTCCATCAAGAAGAAGGAGCCGGTCGTGGTCGTGCTGTGGTCGCCGCACTGGGCGTACGGCAAGTACGACCTGACGAAGCTCAAGGACCCGAAGGGTGCCTGGGGCAAGAGCGACTCGATCCACACCGTGGCCCGCAAGGACTTCGGCAAGGACCTGCCCGAGCTGAACGGCTGGCTGAAGAAGTTCAAGCTCAGCGAGGACAAGCTCAACTCCCTGGAGGTCGCGATCCAGGACGGCGGTGCGGGCAACGAGAAGAAGTCCGCCCGCAAGTGGCTCGACTCCAACCCGGGCCTGGAGGACAAGCTGGCGCCTGTCGGCAGCTGA
- a CDS encoding MIP family channel protein: METTETRRIAAEFLGTLLLVFIAVGSVVLASEYIGAFGIALAFGFTMLALAYSLGAISGCHINPAVTLGMLLAGRIDLRRAVEYWIAQFLGGIVGSALLFLLAKQVPGIKTDGLFGSNGYDSRSAVHINLGGAFLVEVVLTFVFVFVVLAVTHKVAVVGFDGLPIGLALATVHLIGIPLTGTSVNPARSLGPALFAGGAALSQLWLFIVAPLVGGAIAAYAHRFTHPVGLAPADASV; encoded by the coding sequence ATGGAGACGACGGAGACGCGGAGGATAGCCGCGGAGTTCCTGGGGACTCTGCTGCTGGTGTTCATCGCGGTGGGATCCGTGGTGCTGGCCAGCGAGTACATCGGTGCCTTCGGCATCGCGCTCGCCTTCGGCTTCACCATGCTGGCGCTGGCCTACTCGCTCGGCGCGATCTCCGGCTGCCACATCAACCCGGCCGTGACGCTGGGCATGCTGCTGGCCGGGCGCATCGATCTGCGCCGGGCGGTGGAGTACTGGATCGCGCAGTTCCTCGGCGGCATCGTCGGCTCCGCACTCCTCTTCCTGCTCGCCAAGCAGGTGCCGGGAATCAAGACCGACGGGCTGTTCGGCAGCAACGGGTACGACAGCCGCTCGGCCGTGCACATCAACCTGGGCGGAGCCTTCCTGGTCGAGGTGGTGCTGACCTTCGTCTTCGTCTTCGTCGTCCTGGCCGTGACCCACAAGGTGGCCGTCGTGGGCTTCGACGGCCTGCCCATCGGCCTGGCGCTCGCCACGGTCCACCTCATCGGCATCCCGCTGACCGGTACCTCGGTGAACCCGGCGCGGAGCCTCGGCCCGGCCCTCTTCGCCGGCGGCGCCGCACTCTCGCAGCTGTGGCTCTTCATCGTGGCGCCGCTGGTCGGCGGGGCCATCGCGGCCTACGCGCACCGCTTCACGCACCCGGTGGGCCTGGCCCCCGCGGACGCCAGCGTCTGA
- a CDS encoding amino acid deaminase/aldolase — MTPRAADRTRYDRATAALDAPLAIVDLEAFDANADDLVRRAAGKPIRVASKSIRCRTLLERVLGRAGFAGLMSFTLAESLWLARSGFDDVLLAYPSADRGGYAELAADPKLAAAVTVMVDDPAQLELIDRARDGGREEIRVCLELDTSLRMLGGRVRIGALRSPLREPAQLAELARSVARRPGFRLVGLMAYEGHVAGVGDSVAGRPLRSRAVRLMQSAARRELAARRAAVVRAVRAVAPDLEFVNGGGTGSVQHTAAEDAVTEIAAGSGLYVPRLFDNYTSFTGRPAALFALPVVRRPGVGVVTVLGGGYPASGAAGADRLPVPYLPEGLRYDPQEGPGEVQTPLLGSPADDLLIGDKVWFRHAKSGELCERFDTLQLVEGDRVTGTAPTYRGEGHTFL, encoded by the coding sequence ATGACGCCCCGTGCTGCTGACCGGACCCGGTACGACCGGGCCACCGCCGCCCTCGATGCCCCACTGGCGATCGTCGACCTCGAAGCCTTCGACGCGAACGCCGACGACCTGGTCCGCCGTGCGGCGGGCAAGCCGATCCGGGTGGCCAGCAAGTCCATCCGCTGCCGGACGCTCCTGGAACGGGTGCTGGGGCGGGCCGGGTTCGCCGGGCTGATGTCCTTCACCCTGGCGGAATCGCTGTGGCTGGCCCGTTCCGGGTTCGACGACGTCCTCCTCGCGTACCCGTCGGCCGACCGCGGCGGGTACGCCGAGCTGGCGGCCGACCCCAAGCTCGCCGCCGCCGTGACCGTGATGGTGGACGATCCGGCTCAGCTGGAGCTGATCGACCGCGCACGGGACGGCGGCCGTGAGGAGATCCGGGTCTGCCTGGAGCTGGACACCTCGCTGCGGATGCTCGGCGGGCGGGTACGGATCGGGGCGCTCAGGTCACCGCTGCGCGAGCCCGCCCAACTGGCCGAACTGGCAAGGTCGGTGGCCCGCCGCCCCGGGTTCCGGCTGGTGGGGCTGATGGCGTACGAGGGCCATGTCGCCGGTGTGGGCGACTCGGTCGCCGGGCGGCCGCTGCGCTCCCGCGCGGTGCGGCTGATGCAGTCGGCGGCCCGCAGGGAGCTGGCGGCCCGGCGGGCCGCCGTGGTGCGGGCGGTCCGGGCGGTGGCGCCGGATCTGGAGTTCGTCAACGGCGGTGGGACGGGCAGCGTCCAGCACACGGCGGCCGAGGACGCGGTGACCGAGATCGCGGCGGGCTCCGGCCTCTACGTGCCGCGGCTCTTCGACAACTACACGTCGTTCACGGGGCGTCCGGCAGCCCTCTTCGCCCTGCCGGTGGTGCGCAGGCCCGGCGTGGGCGTGGTGACCGTGCTCGGTGGCGGCTACCCGGCTTCGGGCGCGGCGGGCGCGGACCGGCTGCCCGTCCCGTACCTTCCCGAGGGGCTGCGCTACGACCCGCAGGAGGGGCCCGGCGAGGTCCAGACACCGCTGCTGGGCTCCCCGGCCGACGATCTGCTCATCGGCGACAAGGTGTGGTTCCGGCACGCGAAGTCGGGTGAGCTGTGCGAGCGGTTCGACACGCTCCAGCTGGTCGAGGGCGACCGGGTGACCGGTACGGCGCCGACGTACCGCGGTGAGGGCCACACCTTCCTGTAG
- a CDS encoding cupin domain-containing protein, producing MDANEKEAFRVGAAVRRRRRTLGLTLAKVSARSGLSVPFLSQIENERARPSERSLQRVADALETTAVELLAASEAGRTVDVVRAVAATGTVPAPEPQIRDLVRGHHQLHAMEFRGEQDTGREFQHRNDEVLYVAEGAAEVEAEGRAYRLERGDSLFLSGGVRHRWRATAPETRIVVVAVAEHVDATADPRR from the coding sequence ATGGACGCTAACGAGAAGGAGGCGTTCCGGGTGGGGGCCGCCGTCCGCAGGCGCCGCCGCACACTGGGGCTCACCCTCGCCAAGGTCTCCGCGCGCAGCGGGCTCTCCGTGCCCTTCCTCAGCCAGATCGAGAACGAGCGGGCCCGGCCGAGCGAGCGCTCCCTCCAGCGGGTCGCCGACGCGCTGGAGACCACGGCCGTGGAACTGCTGGCCGCATCCGAAGCGGGACGCACGGTCGACGTCGTCCGTGCGGTCGCCGCCACGGGCACCGTCCCGGCTCCCGAGCCGCAGATCCGGGACCTGGTGCGCGGACACCACCAGCTGCACGCCATGGAGTTCAGGGGCGAGCAGGACACCGGGCGCGAGTTCCAGCACCGCAACGACGAGGTGCTGTACGTGGCCGAGGGCGCGGCGGAGGTGGAGGCCGAGGGCCGCGCGTACCGCCTGGAGCGCGGCGACAGCCTGTTCCTCTCCGGGGGGGTGCGGCACCGCTGGCGGGCCACGGCACCCGAGACCCGGATCGTCGTCGTCGCTGTCGCCGAGCACGTCGACGCGACCGCCGACCCGCGGCGCTAG
- the infC gene encoding translation initiation factor IF-3, translating to MWCYRGGSISAEPRINDRIRVPEVRLVGPSGEQVGIVPLAKALELAQEYDLDLVEVAATARPPVCKLMDYGKFKYESAMKAREARKNQAHTVIKEMKLRPKIDPHDYDTKKGHVVRFLKQGDKVKITIMFRGREQSRPELGFRLLQRLASDVEDLGFIESNPKQDGRNMIMVLGPHKKKTEAMAEAREAQAARKAERQGYATDESADEVAEAPAEAEAEAPAETTSDA from the coding sequence GTGTGGTGCTACCGAGGAGGATCCATCAGCGCCGAGCCCCGCATCAACGACCGGATTCGCGTTCCCGAGGTGCGACTTGTCGGACCCAGTGGTGAGCAGGTGGGCATTGTCCCGCTCGCGAAGGCCCTGGAACTGGCACAGGAGTACGACCTCGACCTGGTCGAGGTCGCGGCGACCGCCCGTCCGCCCGTGTGCAAGCTCATGGATTACGGGAAGTTCAAGTACGAGTCGGCCATGAAGGCCCGTGAGGCGCGCAAGAACCAGGCGCACACGGTCATCAAGGAGATGAAGCTCCGGCCGAAGATCGACCCGCACGACTACGACACCAAAAAGGGTCACGTCGTGCGCTTCCTCAAGCAGGGCGACAAGGTCAAGATCACGATCATGTTCCGCGGTCGCGAGCAGTCCCGTCCCGAACTGGGTTTCCGGCTGCTGCAGCGTCTCGCTTCGGACGTCGAGGACCTCGGGTTCATCGAGTCGAACCCGAAGCAGGACGGCCGAAACATGATCATGGTGCTTGGCCCGCACAAGAAGAAGACCGAGGCCATGGCCGAGGCGCGCGAGGCCCAGGCCGCCCGCAAGGCGGAGCGCCAGGGCTACGCGACCGACGAGTCCGCGGACGAGGTCGCCGAGGCT
- the mycP gene encoding type VII secretion-associated serine protease mycosin, producing the protein MRRRGPTVLTAVLAAAAFTVLPAVPAGADSIRAQQWELDAMHTQQAWRTTKGRGITVAVLDTGVDSANPDLAGQVLPGKDLIGFGAKRGDRSWARHGTAMAGIIAGHGHGPGHADGVLGIAPEAHILPVRVILEGGDPAIKKARASRGGALATGIRWAADHHADVINLSLGDDSASARPEPGQDAAVQYALSKGSVVVASAGNGGEDGDHISYPAAYPGVIAVTAVDRYGTHASFSTRRWYATVSAPGVDVVIADPDRKYYEGWGTSAASAFVSGAVALVRAAYPDLTPAQIKKLLMDTARDAPQGGRDDSRGYGMVDPAAALAAAAKLAPARIRTEAAGYGRTYFGPGPDAESSGDGAGVWVVPLAGGAGVLLLAGALVLWRGGPRSPRGAGLSRFRRSLRQRPAPPPR; encoded by the coding sequence ATGAGACGCCGGGGACCGACCGTACTCACGGCCGTGCTGGCCGCCGCGGCCTTCACCGTGCTGCCCGCCGTGCCCGCCGGTGCCGATTCCATCCGCGCCCAGCAGTGGGAACTCGACGCCATGCACACCCAGCAGGCGTGGCGTACGACCAAGGGCCGGGGCATCACGGTCGCCGTGCTCGACACCGGAGTCGACAGCGCCAACCCCGACCTCGCCGGACAGGTGCTGCCGGGCAAGGACCTGATCGGCTTCGGCGCGAAGCGCGGCGACCGGTCCTGGGCCCGGCACGGTACCGCGATGGCCGGCATCATCGCCGGACACGGTCACGGACCCGGCCACGCGGACGGAGTCCTGGGCATCGCACCCGAGGCGCACATCCTGCCGGTCCGGGTGATCCTCGAAGGCGGCGATCCGGCCATCAAGAAGGCCCGTGCGTCGCGGGGCGGCGCCCTCGCGACCGGGATCCGCTGGGCGGCCGACCACCACGCCGACGTCATCAACCTGTCCCTCGGCGACGACAGCGCGTCCGCCCGCCCGGAGCCGGGCCAGGACGCCGCCGTCCAGTACGCCCTCTCCAAGGGCTCCGTCGTCGTCGCGTCGGCGGGCAACGGAGGCGAGGACGGAGACCACATCTCCTACCCGGCCGCCTACCCCGGGGTGATCGCGGTGACCGCCGTCGACCGGTACGGCACCCACGCCTCCTTCTCCACCCGCCGCTGGTACGCGACCGTCAGCGCCCCGGGCGTCGACGTCGTGATCGCCGACCCCGACCGCAAGTACTACGAGGGCTGGGGCACCAGCGCGGCCTCCGCCTTCGTCTCCGGCGCGGTCGCGCTGGTCCGGGCCGCGTACCCGGACCTCACTCCGGCGCAGATCAAGAAGCTGCTCATGGACACCGCACGCGACGCTCCGCAGGGCGGCCGCGACGACTCCCGCGGATACGGCATGGTCGACCCGGCGGCAGCTCTCGCGGCGGCGGCGAAGCTCGCCCCGGCGCGGATCCGTACGGAGGCGGCCGGGTACGGGAGGACGTACTTCGGGCCGGGTCCCGACGCGGAGTCGAGCGGCGACGGGGCCGGTGTCTGGGTCGTCCCGCTCGCGGGCGGCGCGGGGGTGCTGCTGCTGGCCGGCGCCCTGGTGCTGTGGCGCGGCGGACCGAGGAGTCCGCGCGGCGCCGGTCTCAGCCGGTTCCGCCGGTCGCTCCGACAGCGGCCCGCGCCGCCGCCTCGGTGA
- a CDS encoding SseB family protein, producing the protein MALKNIPDPGFSDDDGTADPRLTAALAAWSQDRAAEPKVLEALKDARLLVPVVAILGEAETGEDGLRREKSSDMAVPTLQAGDRRALPAFTSTAALACWDPQARPVAVPLHQALQAAAHERADTLVLDLAGPVPYELKGAALLALAEGRTSADPLDDPAVLEAVRDVVAAHPGVLRAHLGPGSADGTLALVLAPGADRSAATAVAAGLAAHEVLRARLVQGLDLALLPAGAPAPNTPLFAR; encoded by the coding sequence GTGGCGCTCAAGAACATTCCGGACCCCGGATTCTCCGACGACGACGGCACCGCCGACCCCCGGCTGACCGCGGCACTCGCCGCCTGGTCGCAGGACAGGGCGGCCGAGCCGAAGGTGCTCGAAGCCCTCAAGGACGCCCGGCTGCTGGTGCCGGTCGTCGCGATCCTGGGGGAGGCCGAGACGGGCGAGGACGGGCTGCGCCGCGAGAAGTCAAGCGACATGGCGGTCCCGACGCTCCAGGCCGGCGACCGCAGGGCGCTCCCCGCCTTCACGTCGACCGCGGCGCTGGCCTGCTGGGACCCGCAGGCCCGGCCGGTCGCCGTACCACTGCACCAGGCGCTCCAGGCCGCCGCCCATGAGCGCGCCGACACGCTCGTACTCGACCTGGCGGGCCCGGTTCCGTACGAGCTGAAGGGCGCCGCGCTGCTCGCGCTGGCGGAGGGGCGCACCAGCGCCGACCCGCTGGACGACCCGGCCGTGCTGGAGGCGGTACGCGACGTGGTCGCCGCACACCCCGGCGTGCTCCGCGCCCACCTCGGACCGGGGAGCGCCGACGGCACCCTGGCGCTGGTCCTCGCCCCGGGGGCGGACCGGTCGGCCGCCACTGCCGTCGCCGCCGGGCTGGCCGCCCACGAGGTGCTCAGGGCCCGGCTGGTGCAGGGTCTCGACCTGGCCCTGCTGCCCGCCGGGGCGCCGGCTCCGAACACCCCGCTCTTCGCGCGCTGA